In one Solanum lycopersicum chromosome 11, SLM_r2.1 genomic region, the following are encoded:
- the LOC138339537 gene encoding uncharacterized protein: MDILVSEDDHTTCDFGSISRGQTQEFTPGASGMTYQPTNTDIVPYTASQILRNSSLSSLENVFGGSRPQDFENAPNFNSSPGLPMSIETPGVVNHLEDSNDEVENANECGEPSVKEKRRIFPKRCGTGSHYLYQHGKKNKQRETKNCN, translated from the exons ATGGATATATTAGTCTCCGAAGATGATCACACAACTTGTGATTTTGGTTCCATTTCAAGGGGCCAAACTCAAGAATTCACTCCTGGTGCATCAGGTATGACATATCAACCAACAAATACTGATATTGTTCCATACACGGCATCACAAATATTAAGGAATTCTAGTCTTTCATCACTTGAGAATGTATTTGGTGGTTCTCGACCTCAAGATTTTGAGAATGCCCCCAACTTTAATTCATCACCTGGGCTGCCAATGTCCATTGAGACCCCTGGTGTTGTTAATCATTTAGAGGACTCCAACGATGAAGTGGAGAATGCAAACGAATGTGGTGAACCATCAGTGAAGGAGAAGCGTAGGATTTTTCCTAAGCGTTGTGGGACTG GGAGTCACTATCTTTACCAGCATGGCAAAAAAAATAAGCAACGAGAAACAAAGAACTGTAATTGA
- the LOC101261985 gene encoding serine/threonine-protein phosphatase 7 long form homolog: protein MIELSGLYGVYRSNRPSIDRSLITSLVERWRPETRTFHFRTGEATITLQDVEVLYGLPVNGDPVLGDESIRTIGDWQNICQRLLGFIPRHQDFNHSSLKVTALNAHMLEQLQLPDLTTQEMIDQMARCYMFWMIVGMMMADTSGNYLKLMYLPMLEDLNIIWAWERVIVLRPQVIAQRDIENNFLACLPRGPRATRWFAHFSWTDTTKHVLKIFRDALDSVTEDQFIWEPYSDDLIESLPIWRVRDPIFCWDIVEVHLPDRVMRQFGLNQTIPTPFLFDATHFHHDRRGRPNKNWKLEHAQWLPLWNQRLQYVCDAPVNREPLRYDDPYLI, encoded by the exons ATGATTGAATTATCAGGACTATATGGTGTTTATAGATCAAATCGACCTTCTATTGATCGTAGCTTGATCACTTCACTAGTAGAGAGATGGCGTCCCGAGACTCGTACATTTCACTTTAGAACGGGTGAGGCGACAATCACCTTGCAAGATGTAGAAGTGTTGTATGGATTACCTGTGAATGGTGATCCAGTACTTGGTGATGAGTCGATAAGGACCATAGGGGATTGGcaaaatatttgtcaaagaTTGTTAGGTTTTATTCCACGTCATCAAGACTTCAACCATAGTAGCCTCAAGGTAACTGCACTTAATGCGCATATGCTCGAGCAACTACAGTTACCTGACTTGACAACACAAGAAATGATCGATCAAATGGCTAGATGTTACATGTTTTGGATGATTGTTGGTATGATGATGGCAGATACATCTGGCAACTATCTAAAGCTTATGTACCTTCCTATGCTCGAGGATCTCAATATA atTTGGGCATGGGAGAGAGTTATTGTCCTCAGACCTCAGGTAATAGCACAAAGAGACatcgaaaataattttcttgctTGTTTACCTAGGGGTCCACGTGCTACTAGATGGTTTGCACATTTTAGTTGGACTGATACCACTAAGCATGTGTTGAAAATTTTTAGGGATGCACTTGATTCCGTGACAGAGGATCAG TTTATTTGGGAACCATATTCGGATGACTTAATTGAGAGTCTTCCTATATGGCGTGTAAGAGATCCAATTTTTTGTTGGGATATCGTTGAGGTTCACTTGCCTGATCGAGTTATGAGACAATTTGGATTAAACCAAACGATACCAACTCCATTTCTATTTGACGCCACACATTTTCACCATGATCGAAGGGGAAGACCAAATAAAAATTGGAAGTTGGAGCATGCACAATGGTTGCCTCTTTGGAACCAACGACTTCAATATGTTTGTGATGCTCCGGTCAATCGTGAACCACTTCGATATGACGACCCTTACCTTATTTAA